The Mauremys reevesii isolate NIE-2019 linkage group 1, ASM1616193v1, whole genome shotgun sequence genome segment ATttgatttattttgatttatgtttttaattattaaaagcGTGTCCATCAGAGCAGTCTCAGTGTGCGTTCACACCTAGCAAAAACAATACAAAGTGAGTTAATAAAATATTGTCTGAAAACAGATGCTCAATCCTCAAGCTGCTAAATAGCATAGAAATGTCCTCTGagtcccatctctctctctcctccctgggtCTTTCAGGGTGAGCAGAAAGCAGTATGTGGAGGGCAAGGAGCAATGAAATTCTGGAGAATGGGAGCGGCAGGGAAGCAGAGGAGTCAGAGAATACAGGGGATGGGGCTGAAGAGAAGCAGGAGAAAAGGAAAGCAGAAGGATGACAGGGTAGCTCTCACATCCTGCTCTTCCCCTGTGACCCTGCCCACGCTGCTTCTCTTCCTACCCTCATTCTGCCTCTCCCCTGAAGCCGGTGGGGCTTGGGCCGGCCGGTGGCTGGGGACTTGgagtggctggggcaggcaggctgggttCGGGGCAGCTCAGCTGGGATCCTCTGGCTCTGGGGGTCAAGGTGGGGGcggaaggggcggggtgggggtctCAAGCAGAAGGGACAGcacaggggctagcctccccgaatGGGGGGGTTCACGTGCTGTCCATGGGGATCTGGGTAATAGTTCCTAACAAACAATTTGGAAAGTTGACCCTCTTTTTCTGTTATCTGCCACGAAACAGAGAGAGTCTCAAGTGTATTTATTTATGAGTTCTTAAGCAAATAATTCTTGCTGAGCAGATGGTTTGTGCCAAATATTTTCAATGTGACATTGCTTGTAAAttagttattaattattattattattattgtttatttgatTTATGGTAGCACTGGGAGCCCCCACCCAAGATCAGAGCCTCCTCGTGCTAGATGCTGTTTCAAAACACATAGAAaagggcagtccctgccccaaggagcttacagtctaacaagcaaaaggtgggagaaaggagagaattatccccattttacagatgaggcgttgaggtacagagaggtgaagGGACTTAAGGAAGTCAATAGCGTAGCCAGTAATGGAACCTCAGTCTCCTAAGGACCAGGCCACTTCTTCTCTAAACCACGTGCCCTTGTTTCAGTTCCTGATCGGATGACTGTCACAGGGTGACTAGTCCCTGTAAGGGAAAATGAGCAACAACTGTGCCATAATTAATTAGCTGCTTCCTAACCTGAGGGGTTGGGGCTAAAAGGTCAGGTGATAGTTTAATGAACACATGGGCCTTATAAAAGGACTGAGACAGCTCACTCTCCTGGTGGAAATACAGGGAGTGGGCAGGCTCCTATGCAAGGCCTCAAGCCATGGTCTATGGAGTTCAGGGAACCCAGTCCCTATATCAGAGTAGGGAAGGCTGCAAGGAACAGAGCACAGAAGGGGCTGAGAATAGTATTTCAGGGGAACCAGCCTGGGGGTGGAGGGCCCTATGCCAGAGCCATAAACACTGGCACGGGTAGCCCAAAAAGGGGTTGGGAACAGAGTCCAGAGGCTGGGCTGAAGAAAAGCTCCTGAAAGGCAGAAGAACTTTTTTTATTTGTTGGCCCTTTTAGCTGGTCTTTTGCTCTTTTGGACAGAGGGCTATGCCACATCTCCAGCACAGATTGGTGTGGGGAGAACTCCACCCTtgggaaggaaactgaggcagggtatGCTGGCAGTGCCACACTTTGGCACTATGGGGTAGCTACGCCCTATGGCAATGGCCTGTGTAATCAGCCAACAACAGCCTGGATTTCAGATTGTACAGCTGAACGTAAGTTCTGTATTTTACAATGTGCAGTTTGCACTCTGGGTGTTAACTGATTTGAAAACAGCTTTTAGCGACTTATTGATCGTGCCCTGCTGTGGGTGTGTATATGTGCCTGGAAAGCTGCTCTACTGGAATACTTgcagaaagcaaacacaaaaggggGACCAATCCGGTCCCAGGGAACTAATTCAAAACTAGGAATGAATAGTCACTGAAATGTTGGAGTTCTTACAGCATTTGCAGGCTGACAACTCCCTACTTCCGCTCCAGGGGTCAGGGAGAAGGAATGTGGAATCCATCTGTCACCAGCGAGGAGCATTTTCTGTGCATTTCAGATTGAATTTCAACCTCCACTTACTGAACTCAGATGCAATCCCAGATCTTAATACACTAAAAAAGGGAACTAACCACAAGCACGTCTCATGATTTTTCACTGCTGTGACCCTTGTCATGCCATACCTCCTCTTCCCCTCATCCCACCTTGTGTTGTCTAATTTAAATCCCAGTCCTGCAATTGGATCCACAGATGTGGGGCCCTGTGCCCATGTACagccccatcaaagtcaatggagctctggATGGGCTCAGGGGTCTGCCTGCATGGAGCCGACTGGAGGATCAGGATCTTAGATTGTAATCTTTTTGGGGCAggcccagtgcttaatttgtaatgaaagaggtgctggggctgaaGCAATTAGGTGCCggagctcaagcaatttttttactttcataagaGAAACGGCaaacccagaggtgccggggctatgaactgccaagcccagagatgcaaaccttggcacaaattaaactCTGGGTAGGCTCCTCTCTCACTTTCTAACTGTAAAACACCCTGCACACACATCTGGCTCTCTAGaaataagaacaacaacaatcTTGGTGCATATGCACAATTTGACAGGCTTTCTGCTAGGTGTTCAGAAATCAGAAGGCGGAGCAAAAAATcctgggatttaaagagctctcgTGATTTTTAAGTTACTCCTATGATTTTGGGGGTTGTTTTCATGCTATGTGAACTCAGATTTGGCAATAAGAGAGTTTTCCTTCAATTTCAAATTGAGCAAAATTCCATTCCAGGCATGTTTCTATATAACCTCTCCCCAGACACacagccactgccccctcccactgcggcagctctagccctttgttcaggCTGATAACGTTACAGTTGTACAAACCATGCCGCTCGtcagggaaagggaggggaggagagtctGAGCCTCTGGGATAGGGTTTGggactctctctcgctctctttaaAATGGTTGGGTTTATATGGTAAGGATCCAAAGGGCAAACAGCCAGTCAAGCAAGTTCTCTGTCGACTGGGGAATTGGATTTATGGCTCAAGGGAAAACAGAACTCTCATGTTACAAGGAAAAAATGAGCTGTGCTTATAGCAGCTTGGGCATTTGCTGGTGTGTATAAGGAAGGCAAAGTGCAAGCATGAAAACCAGTCATGTGTGCATCTGTTAACATTAGATAAGGACGCCCTATTCTCCCACATCAGCAGTATGATTAACTTTGCAAGGGGGCAATAGGGCACAGGGGACAAACGCCTCCAGACTTCAGGGAAGTTTGTGACTGGATCTGAACTTCACAGCTGCTCGTCTTTATAACAGGTCCAAAGAAAACCCTAGATCTGAACAGCCCTGAACTCGGAGTAGATTCAGATCTGTGTGCTGAAATTTGGATGCTGTCAGTTCATGTGTCAGTGAGGAGAGGTGTGAGTTGCGAGCATGCATTACTGCAAGGTGTGTGTGTTAGCAGGGAGGAGGGGTAGTACCTCAGCAAACATCCAGCTGTAGTTGAAAGTTAAGAGATGCCATGTACTGCTCCTACCTTCGTtccctggttctggttctgtCCCCCGGTACCTCCCCTCAGACCTGGAATCCACCACCTGGAACCGCTTGGATTCCATGTTCTCTACCATGTCTGTATAGGTCTTCAGCAGGGACCTGTCCAAGGTGGCCTTAAACACTGCTGGCTCTGGCCGGCTGATCTCTGATGTCACAGGGTGACCCTCCTTCACCCAGTTCTTGAACCCGCCGTTCAGCACGGAGACCGTTCTGTGCCCGAAGACCCGGAACATCCACCAGGCTCGGGGTGCATAGAAGCTCCCTAAGTCATCCCCATCATACACCACCACATGCGTGTCATTGCTGATCCCCAGGTGCCCAACATAGTCGGCGAAGTGTGCCTCGCTGGGCAGCATGAGCTCATAGGGCGACGACTTATCTTTACACTCCTCGATATCGAAAAATGAGGCGCCAGGTACATGCCTGTCTCGGAACTCCTGCTGGGCGTCCCTCTCCCCAGGAGGGTACCAGGATGCATCTAGCACACGCAGGCTGGGCCCAATCCGTCTGGCCAGGACAGATTCTGAGAGCCACTTGGTAGAGACCAGAGCTCTGTACAGTACTTGCTGCACCATCGTGTCCAAGACTGTGTTTGTGCTGTGAACTGAGAGTTTAGCACTGTATGTGAATGCAGGAACTGTATCACCACAGGGGTGATATGGGGAGGAGCCAAGTCTACCGGAATCCCAGCTTCTGGTATCTGGTTCTCAGCCAATCAACTGTCTGGATTGAGACAGCTCTAAAAACtccaccccctcttctccctcctcttcccccgtgcccctcctcccctgctaGCTGCTAGTCCCAGAACACTTTTGCAAGCGATTGGTGGATTTGTTCCTTATTCTTAATTTCTCATTTGTGGTACCATCTCCTTATTTAAAggccaaaattatttttaaaacatatcaACGTACAGCTAACGTTTTAGAAATGTTATCAAATTAACGTGATGGAATGTGATAAACATTTAAATTAGTAATTGGTACTGGCTGTATATAACACATTTCAGATCACCACAAAGTGACCATCAAATTGCTATGAAAGAGCTACGGCCTGAGATATGCCACTCGCCAAAGATATGGGCAGCTATGAAGTTCAGATCTAGATGCAAACTTTCCTAAAGTCGGGAGGTGATTGCCTCCTGTGCCCTAAATGGAGTGTGAATAAGGAACTAGGGTTTTGACTGAGTATGTGATAAAGTGTATTTCAGGTCACCCCAAGTGACAAGTCCCTGCAATTGTTACTTCATTATGAAGAGATGAGGAAATGCCACTCCCAGAGGTGACCTTTTATTTTTGGTCTGACAAATATATTACCCCAATGTATTATTTTGTGTTATCTTTGTTAGTAAACACACAATATGCAGATAAAAATCAACAAAAAGCAATATTCAATCAATGTGTTGCAAATCCAGCTGGGATGTTTTCACATAAATTATATGATAGTTACAAATGAAGAAAATGGTAGGAACTTTGGTGTGATATTAGAGGAATTAAGAAGCAGAAAAATAGCTAAATTTATCAAAAATCATTTAATTGGATTACAGATATAAAAAAAGCATTTCTTATTATTAGTGTTGTGTCTTTTGCTCATTCCACAACAAAAATAATATGGAGACCCTACTTGGTCAGTTGGCTCCCaaataatcatgtttattaccCGCAATCATACAAGATCTAGGTTGATACTATCCTACTGCTCTGAGTGGTTACTGGTGGCTTCTAAAACACAGAAAAACAGGGAGTACCACTACAGTGCTCACAAACTCCTTAAAGGAATCCTGCCCTACACCTATATGCTACAATTGGTGGAATCAGCCAGTGTCTTTAGAGTTCCTGTCAGGCTTATCCAGCAGCAATGTGGCTGGGTACACTTTAATGGAATTTGAGGGACTGGAGTCTTTATCTGTGGCTAGAATATCTCTACCTCATTTCCTTTTTAATTCCAAAATTCCATCTTAGAAATGCCAGCCCTCAATTTGACCAAGTTTGTGGAAACATACAAAATGGCTCCCAGTGTTTTATGGTGTCCTAACAACTTTGGGCCTATAATATCAACACCTTTGCTTTAATAAACTTTACTGTTTATGCAAATAATGTTGATGGCGCCTACTGACCtaatcaatattttaaatattaatgcTACATTCAACTTACATGGAAAAGAGCTACAGCGAGGACAGGTAATGGGTTTTTCTGAGGTAGaggcatttcattttttttttttgaatggtcTGTGAACGGTATTTGAAAAGACCCAGATCACTGCTTTGATTTGACCTCCAAAATGCATCCTTGTTTTCTTTCAACTTATTTGCTATCATGCATAGAAATCTCTGATGGAAATAGCCAAGGGTCAAAATTTTCAATCTTTCTAAGACCAGACTAAATGCAGGTGTAATGAACAAGATGCATGATTCACCATTAATGAAATGGCATGTACTCAACTGACAAAATTCATTGAACTTGTTCACTTTGACTATGACATAAGTAAAGAAGtttctatttattattataaaagaATGTTAATTAATTGAGCAATTGTTGCTGCTCTTAGTGCTGATCACTGGTGGCAGctgtatttaagcacctaaagatTTGTATAATAAGACCCTGTTTTGCACAGAAGGGAAGTTTCTTGTGAATTTCTGCTTAGAATTGCTGCATAATTTGGTACTACCTGCCTCTCCATAAGGAGAATTTTTATAGTCTGTAATCCTGACACAATCAGCTACTACACCAAACTTCCACATGGAGTGGGAAACTTTGAAAAAGGTACGTGTGCAGAAGGGCTTGTAAAAAGGCTTCGTAAATTCAGAGATCTTCAGGCCAGAGTGGATCATTAGATCAACTAGTCTGCCTTCCTGTACCACCTGTTACCCTGTATTGAGCTCAGTaacaacttgtgtttgactaaaatacatctttgagaATGGCTTCCACCCTTAAATTGAAGAACTCACCAAtgcccttggtagtttgttccaattgTTGATCATCCTGACTGGTAAAAAATTGTGACTAagttctaatttgaatttgtctggcttcagcttccagccactggttcttgttctgcctctctctgctagattaaagagccctttagtaccaaATATTTTGTCCATGTGAAATAGAGCCCTGCACCTGACCCAAACCGATGGGATCCAATGAGAAGTGTCAGGTTCGGATCAGGTCAGATTGGAAAACAACCCGCTCCTCATCTTCTGTCCCTGCCTGCCTCGCTCCTGCCAGTCTCCACCTCCTTGCTGCACTGTATGTGCTGCGGAGTGAGCGTGCCAAGCAGTCACAGTGCTCGTGTCGACcacatggacaggtcacaggagGTGGCACTGTCTCAGGTTcaaggggttggggttgggttggAAAATGACTTGACCCTCTTGGACTCAGAGTCCAAATCCAGCCAGGCTTAAAACTTAGGCCTGTGCAGGCCTCTAATGTGAAGGTATTTATACACCATAATCAAGTCAcatctcaatcttctttttgatacaCTAAACAGACTGAGTTCTCTAAGTCTCTCATTGTAAGGCACACACCTCTTTTACCAACTCTATACTTCCTAAACAGGTTATAACCAGTCATGTGAATTGTCCCACCAGGCTTCAGTAATGCCAatcatataattttttttctcatcaTTGAGAATTTCTACTTCCTGTTACTCGTTACCCAGACTCCTAGCACTGATATATAAGCAATTGAAAAATGTCTTCTCTTTGCGGTCTTTGCCACATCAGTCCAATTTTTTCACgatgtcaagtctgaacttttgTACTGCATTTGCCTCCTTAGCACCCTCCCCTTGCACTGGTAGTTTAACGGCCTCCTAGctgctccagttcatctgcattCGAGAAGGTTAGCTCCCTACCTGTGAGATGCAGCCCatcctgtctctctcccactgAAAGGTTCAACAAAATCAACACCTTCAGCCTCACACCAACCGCGCAGCCAACAATTCACCTCCAGTATTTTCTGCCTTCTCTCAAGGGACCAGTACGATCTCCAAGACGATCACTTACACCTTCCTTTTCTTCCACTTGCTTCCAAGATGTCTAAGGTCTTCTGTAATCTGGATAGTTCCATGTGATGCTTGTGATGGGTTCCAATGTGTATCATCGTCAGTTGCCAGACTTCATAAACCTGTCTAACTCTGCAGTTACCTCTCATATCATCATTCCAGGGAGCCAGCACACCGTCCTATTGTCCTTCTGCCCCTTGCTTAATTTTCTGTCTGCTCTTTTTAATATGGAGtcgctgatgatgatgattatttgcATTCTTAGGATGGCTGAAGAACCTCTCTTGGTAGCTACTTATTTCATATTGTAAGGACACCCATCAGGTAAGTCCTCTGTAGCTTTCTGTTCCATTCATCAGAGAAAAGGTTCTTCTGTAGTGGATTTTCTACCtgaaaacattttgatatttctCATTGGGTTGAATGCCTCCTGACTCTCTTTCCCCTCTTAGTCACAGACTGCCTCTTTGGTTTCTACTTTCTCCAAGTCTCTTATCACCTTGTGGTGTCTGTGACAATAATTTCTGAATCTGGTTGTCCAAGAAGTCTTCACTGCCTCGGATAAATCTATTGTGCCTTCCAGCAGAGAGGAAAACATAGCACATCCAATGCAAGTCACAGCAGTTGTTCCCTTATCATCCCTATCTGCTACCTTATGCAAAGACATACCTAAAACTGGTTTCACAATCCCTCTGTAAACTCCCACACAGATTTATCTGGTTTGTCACTCCTGTTCACTTGGCAACTAATATATTAAACCTCACTGTTCAGCTACCTCCCTTGCAAACAGAGAGGGAATAACCACTCAGAGCCATCAAACACTAGTTCTGTTCAAAATCCAGCCACCAGGCCCTCACTGAGACCCAAACAGATCTGTCTCACCCAGGCAGTTCAGGGCTACATAGCCGAGGGGCACATAGCCCAGCCACACAACCCTGATTGAGAACAAACAGATGGAACAAACACAGCACTCACCAAGTCCCTGTAGCTGCAAGCATAGGATCCACATATTCGCCTTCTGAAATGGCCCTGTTTGCCattcctgttcccattcccttcTAAAAGGTGTATAGGTgtttgaggggtggggtggggaagagggctgGTGATATGGGCCACAATTTTTCTCATACAAAAAGTTACAAGTCAAGGAGTTGGATGTCTCAAAACCATCAGACCAGTTTAGCAGTTGAGGAGCTGTGTTACCTGGGGTGTCCTGAGACTTATTTTGTTAGGTACACCCTGTCAAAACCCAGCTCCTTATTCAAACTCCATATAGAAAATATAAGTAAGGTGGAGATGTGACATCTTACTGCACAAGAACAAAGCTTCAGGTCGATGAATGACACGCCCCAGCTTCTTCAGCCTGACGGTTGCCGGGACGTATCACTCCGGGTACCCCAAAGATGTATTTTGTCATGTACAGCCTGTCAAGCCCAAGCTCCTTATTCAAACTCCATGTACAAAATGGAAATGGGGTGGGAGCATGACATGTGGCAGCAAACTGCTGAAGAACACTTCAGGTCGGCGAGCGGCATGCCCCAGCTCCTTCAGAACAGTCTGACGGTCATAGAGACATGTCACTTGGGATGACCCGAGACTTATTTTGTCACGTGCAGTCAGTCAAATCCCAGATCTTTATTCAAACCCTGTTTACAAGATAGTAGTGGGCTGGACTATGACATGTAGCAGCATAAGGCGCAGGAACTACACTACGGGTCAGGCAGCAGCCTGTCCCAGCTCCTTCAgaacatgcatctgaagaagtggttttttacccacaaaagcttatgcccaaataaatctgttagtttttaaggtgccaccggactcctcagaACAGATTGTCGGTCACAGGCACATGTCACTTCAGGTGACTGGAGACTTAGTTGGTCATGTTCAGTCAGTCAAATACCAGCTTATTTGCTTATGTAATTAATAATTAACTAATGTATCTTTATCACATTCCATCACATTAATTTGGTATCATTTCTAAACATTTACTCGTACCctgatatattttaaataattttggccTTTGAATAAGGAGCTGGT includes the following:
- the TST gene encoding thiosulfate sulfurtransferase yields the protein MVQQVLYRALVSTKWLSESVLARRIGPSLRVLDASWYPPGERDAQQEFRDRHVPGASFFDIEECKDKSSPYELMLPSEAHFADYVGHLGISNDTHVVVYDGDDLGSFYAPRAWWMFRVFGHRTVSVLNGGFKNWVKEGHPVTSEISRPEPAVFKATLDRSLLKTYTDMVENMESKRFQVVDSRSEGRYRGTEPEPGNEGLEPGHIPGSLNMPFFKFLTEAGFEKSPEEIRSMFQEKKVDLSQPLIATCRKGVTACHIALAAYLCGKPDVAIYDGSWSEWFRRAPPEHKLSEWKRNKA